In Streptococcus gallolyticus subsp. gallolyticus DSM 16831, the sequence TCAGCAATTTCTTTCGCGATAGTTTGAACGGTTGTAAGATCAATTCCCACACCTTTTTCACCAGCTAACGCTTCACCAGATAATTTAATTAAAATACGTTTATACTTAGGTTCCACTACAAGTTACTCCTTCTTTTATCTTTACTATTTTATCATAATTTACCTGTTTTACCTAGCAAAATTCTCTGAATTTTGAAAGATTCAAGGTTTCAAAATCATGATGTTACAATGACAAAATGCTCCCTTTTTTGCTTTCTACGTCATTCACACAGTCCATAAAAAAATCCGTTTCAGTGAAACGGATTTTCTGTTGTATCATCACATTAGAATGAACTTGGATCTACTTTGATACCTACACCTTGTGTAGTTGTGATAGACAAGTTAGTCATGTATGTACCTTTAGCAGTAGCTGGTTTAGCTTTAACGATAACTTCGTGGATAGCTTTGAAGTTTTCAACCAATTTATCTGCATCAAATGATACTTTACCGATGATAGCTTGTACGTTACCTGCTTTATCAGCACGGTAAGTGATTTTACCACCTTTAGATTCTTCAACTGCTTTAGCAACGTCCATAGTTACTGTACCAGTTTTAGGGTTTGGCATAAGGTTACGAGGTCCAAGGACACGTCCAAGACGTCCAACGATAGCCATCATGTCTGGTGTAGCGATAACTACGTCAAAGTCAAGCCAACCGTCGTTGATTTTAGCAACAAGGTCATCTTCACCAACGAAGTCTGCACCAGCAGCTTTAGCTTCTTCAGCTTTAGCACCACGTGCAAATACAAGAACACGTTGTGTTTTACCAGTACCGTTTGGCAATACCATTGCACCACGGATTTGTTGGTCTGCTTTACGAACGTCAATGTTAAGTTTGTATGCAACTTCTACAGATGCATCAAATTTTGCGAAATTAGTTTCTTTTGCAAGAGCTACAGCTTCTTCTACGCTGTAAGCTTTTGTGCTGTCGATTTTTTCAAGTGCAGCACGCATTTGTTTGCTTTTTTTAGCCATTTAAAATTCTCCTTGTAATGTGGTCATATCGATTTGATTTAAAATCTCCCACGTCACTCATCAAATTACGATGAAGTCTTGCGGGTCTAACGTGAATTAATCTCAACGGTACAGTGTGGTTACCTCAATTAATCACAGATTGGGTTGCTATTGATTAGTCAACAACAGTGAATCCCATAGAACGAGCAGTACCTTCAATCATACGCATTGCAGATTCAATATTTGCAGCGTTTAAGTCTGGCATTTTAGTTTCAGCAATTTCTTGTACTTGTGCACGAGTAACTGTTGCAACTTTAGTTGTGTTAGGTGTTCCTGAACCTTTTTCAACACCTGCAGCTTTTTTCAAAAGAACAGCAGCTGGTGGAGTTTTAGTTACGAAATCAAATGATTTATCTTCATATACTGAGATAACAACTGGGATAATCATGCCAGCTTGATCAGCTGTACGAGCATTAAATTCTTTAGTGAATCCCATGATGTTAATACCTGCTTGACCAAGAGCTGGACCAACTGGTGGAGCTGGTGTAGCTTTACCAGCAGGAATTTGAAGTTTAACAACTTTTTCGACTTTTTTAGCCATTTATAAAATCCTCCTGTTGTGGTTTTGGCGGTAATTAAGATTTTTACCTCCCACAGATATGCTCAATAGCATACCTTACCATTATACATTAATTTTAGGAAAAAGCAAGGAATTTATTGCATTTATTTTCTTAAAAATCCTTGATTTGACAACTTTTATTAACTGTTATCAAATTTAAGCACTTTCAAGCTATTTTTTTCATCAGGCACTATTGATTTTCCTAATAATCTATTTCCATTCCACGTTAAATTATTGACGTCCATTTTTACTGACAAAGAAAGTCAAACTAAATTTTAGGAAAAGCCCTCTAATCATTTACATCTTTTAGGTTTCAGTATAAAATATAAAGTATGATGATGTACAAATTATTTTCTTTCTCGTTTGTGTTTTTGACACCAATTTTTGCTTATATTTTAGTGACATTTTTCAAATTAAAACGTTTTGGCATTCTATTTACCGACATTGCTTTTCCGATTTTTGCTTTTGAAATCGGATTGGTGGGAAATAAATTTTTAGGGAGTAGTATTTTCTTTTATTATTTGATTTGTCTGTCACTACTCGCTATTATTTTAACGGTAACTTTTCTTAGGAGAGATCATTCTTTTTCTTACCGCCGTTTTGGGAAATTTTTCTGGCGCTCTGGTTTTATTTTGACTTTTCTCTTTTACATTATGATACTGATTTTAATTTTTACGATTACATAAAAAACGCTAGCCAATTGAGCTAACGTTTTTTATTATGCTTCTGGATTTGGGTTAGTCATCAGAACTTTACGTGGTTTTGTTCCTTCGGCTGGTCCGATGACACCTGCTGCTTCCAATTCATCCATTAAACGGGTGGCACGATTAAATCCAACAGACAAACGACGTTGGAGCATTGAGGCACTTGCTTTTTGTGTTTCAAGTACCAAAGCTTTGGCATCTTCAAAGAGTGGGTCACCTTCTTGGGCGCCACCACCACCAGATTTCAAATCTGATTCAGAAACCTCACCTGGGTCAAAGTTATCATCATAATCTGCGTCAGCTTGGTCTTTAACGA encodes:
- the rplA gene encoding 50S ribosomal protein L1; protein product: MAKKSKQMRAALEKIDSTKAYSVEEAVALAKETNFAKFDASVEVAYKLNIDVRKADQQIRGAMVLPNGTGKTQRVLVFARGAKAEEAKAAGADFVGEDDLVAKINDGWLDFDVVIATPDMMAIVGRLGRVLGPRNLMPNPKTGTVTMDVAKAVEESKGGKITYRADKAGNVQAIIGKVSFDADKLVENFKAIHEVIVKAKPATAKGTYMTNLSITTTQGVGIKVDPSSF
- the rplK gene encoding 50S ribosomal protein L11, whose product is MAKKVEKVVKLQIPAGKATPAPPVGPALGQAGINIMGFTKEFNARTADQAGMIIPVVISVYEDKSFDFVTKTPPAAVLLKKAAGVEKGSGTPNTTKVATVTRAQVQEIAETKMPDLNAANIESAMRMIEGTARSMGFTVVD
- a CDS encoding DUF3397 domain-containing protein, with amino-acid sequence MMYKLFSFSFVFLTPIFAYILVTFFKLKRFGILFTDIAFPIFAFEIGLVGNKFLGSSIFFYYLICLSLLAIILTVTFLRRDHSFSYRRFGKFFWRSGFILTFLFYIMILILIFTIT